One Capra hircus breed San Clemente chromosome 3, ASM170441v1, whole genome shotgun sequence genomic window, TTTCAGGAGTCagggttttgttttcattacaaTATAGGAAAAACAGTAAGCAACAGACTTTTATTGCTAATAATATTTGGTAAAAATGGAAATGTGTCAATACTTTGCTTATTTCATTAAATCAACACATTTGTTTCACAATATGCTTTGCTGTGACTACTTTCAAAGAAAATACATCTGAGGTTAGACTGCTGGGAGTTTTAAATAACACAGTAATGACAGCATTTTAGGATGTGTAGAAAGTGCCAAACATCATGCTGTTATTCCTGTGAATCACACAGAAACTTTTCCCTCCCCTTACTCCCTACCCAGTATTTTAGCATTGTGGAGCCTAACAACAGGGCAAGGCCTGGAGGTGACTGTTCTGATATATAGGCCCTTAGCAAGGTTCTATTTAGGAATAATACTGTTAATTATTTTCCCAGTGGTTATATAAGGAAAAATTACATATACTGAAAGTGGTAtgtgaagtgaaagaaagtgaagtcgctcagtcacgtccgactctttgcaaccccatggactgtagcctaccagtctcctcagtccatggaattttccaggcaagaatgctggagtgggtgccatttcattctccaggggatcttccccacccagggatcgaacctgggtctcccacattgcagaaagtggtatatatattctaaaaataagTAACTTACTCTTTTTCACGTTTCGTAAAATTTTCAAACTctacaaaaatgaagaaaaggaaaaggttagttttttcCTTGTGAAATCCAAACACTTTAATCAACTAGAAATATAGACTTCAGTCAAGaggattaatttctttaaaaatggatatcaaaatacacaaaattatttttctatcatGCCATTTTTAACTCAGTGCCAAGTCTCTACTTGTCTTATCTTGCTGTTTAGAAATAATACTATTATTCTGTCGTGAAAAAAGATGGAGTTtctacttttcttctttattttttaatctattttatgtactgatttattaatttatgtggctgcactgggtcttcatttgcTACGTGACAGCTGCCTCTAgtcgtggtgcatgggcttctccctgcgggggcttctcttgtttggaagcatgggctctaggcacacagacgcaatagttgcagctcatgggctctagagtgccaGCGCAGTAGCTATGGTAGGAACACAGGCTTAATTGCGcctcagcatatggaatcttcccagaccagggatggaacccgggtcccctgcaggTCTTAACCTccatgtcttaaccactggaccagctgGGAAGTCCCTACTTCCTTTCTTTATTAAGTGACCATTCCAGGACCCACAGTGGCTTCTGAAGATACCTGTGATACACTGCCATTCCCATTCTAGTCAAAAAAATTTGCCAGTCATATTCTGTACTCGATTTACTAAGATTCTCTTCATACTGTTAACCatgctacttccttctccctcctttaAGCAAACCCATATCTTCTGCCTCCTTGATGGTGGAGTCTCTAACTTACCTCTTCTAAAAATCTACCCAGATGTCTCCTTTTCTTCAcatttcctcagggtgtatgttTTTCACTCTATCCCACAGTATATTATTTTTTTgataactttcattttatttctcatataGGTATTATATTCTAATAATTGACTGTACTCTTTTCAAGGACATTCAGATGTCCTTTATggcatttctatttttctaacaCTTAACAGAGATGTAATCTTCTAtatattagatattttaaaattcctttttgaaaaattttatttagatttttaaatgtagatTATTTGTAATTCAGAATATCCTAGTGAAAATGCTCTCATCTTTGTTCTCCATCTTTTTCTTCTGCTCTGTTGGTGTATGTTTCTTTTCATAAACCAATATCACGCCATTTTAATTATTTgggctttataatattttaatatatctgaTAAGACTACCCTTTCTTtcactgcccttttttttttttcttttttgctgtttccTGACTATTCTTGCTCTTTCCCTGCACATATAAACTTTGGAATCAGTTTTGTCTAGTTTCAGGGGGAAAGAAGTTGATAGTTTTGGGGGGCATGctctaagttgttttttttttaatttttggtttccctCTATTAATTTTGATTGCTGTGAGACTATCAATCAATATTTGTGAAGATATTTAGTCTAATTTTTTCATCTTAATGCTGGAGGGGTGGAGTGACAAGGATTAGGACACCTCTGGCATAGTCCCATAAATTCCTATCTTTTTTACCTTACTCCTTGTAAAATTCTTTCCTGGAGGTTTCAGTGTCTGTTTTGAAGAAGATGAATTTTCCATGGTGTTAGGACAGCTAGAACAAGTCTCTACAGGTTGAGCCTGTATacctaaaaaacaaaatgttttgttGCATAGCTTCTTAAGACTTCAGATTACATACAGGTATATATTCAGTAATTCTTAGCTTGatttttctgtacattatttttgcAGTagattatgcatttttaaaatttattatctttatcttatttaatcatTCTTTGTACCTTTTCCATTTAGGTCCTATTTTATTGTTAACTTTTAATGGTctcatttttctataaattttgagAGAGAGTGCTGTCACTTACAATCTTCATCAGCAAGAAGGAAAGACTCTAAGGTTCTCTCTGGCAGTGGAGGTGGTGGGGAAGAAGAACGATCTTGTAGATCTGTGAAAAAAAGAGTATACCAAAAAAAACTATCAATTGAAAGTCCTAAGTTAAGCTCATTTTTTGAGACAAATGTATGATATTGCTTATTTGTGGAATCAAAaacaaaatggtacaaatgaacttattcacaaaatagaaatagagtcacagatgtagagaacaaatttatggtcactaaaggggaagagggaagagataaattgggagatttggacttatatatacacactaatataaaatagataactaataggaacctactgtgtagcacaaggaaaTCTAcccagtactctgtaatggccaatatgggaaaagaatctaaaaaagagtggatgtatgtatatgtataactgattcactttgctgtacacctgaaactaacaacactgtaaatcaactaagctccaataaaaagtatttttaaaaatccctttttGGTTTTATATTGTTTTTCCAATTTTTCAATATTAACCTGTAATACCcaaataaaaaattatctgaaCAATGACTGGAGccttaaaatttttgttattgtAGCTCTTTAGTCAGTGAACCTATGCTTTATCACAAACATAATAGCTAACTTATAAAAGTACTCTTCCAAAGAATTTGAACCTGACTTTAATCAAGCTTCTAGTCTTACTGTAATTTTGCAGGGAATCCTAGACATAGAGGAATGTGTTAAATAAAACCATGAGGATACAAACAGCCAAATTTGGAATATGAACAGTCTTAAGGACATTCCcttcaacaaataaatggcaAGAGAGAACATAAAAAAAGAACTGTTACCAACTTTAAAAGGCTTAACACACATATAAAACAAATGCGAGATGTAGACTTTGAATCCAGCTTCAGATAAATCAACTGTAAAAcattgtttagaaaaaaaaagacatgcttGAGACAATtcaagaaaatgaacaaagtCTGGATATTAGATAATATTAagcaattattaattttattagtgTGATTAATGCTATTATGGTAGGtttaaatgtatgtttaataGTTCTGTgatttgattgttgttgtttagttgctaagttgtgtccgactctttgggaccccatggactgtagcccaccaggctcctctgtggaatttcccaggcaagagtactagagtgggttgctctttccttctccagaggatcttcctgacccaaggactaaacctgtggctcctgcattacagacagattctttaccactcagccacctgaaAGCCCATTTCCgtgataaagaattttaaataatggaGCTGTTTTCTCACAACATAAGTCCTAAAGATACAAATGGTATTCTATTGATGTATGCTCCTCATTGTacagcactcagttcagttcaggtcagtagctcagtcgtgtccgactctttgcgaccccatgaatcgcagcactctaggcttccctgtccatcaccatctcctggagttcactcagactcacatccatcgagcccatgatgccatccagccatctcatcctctgtcgtccccttctcctcctgcccccaatccctcccagcatcagagttttccaatgagtcaactctttccgtgaggtggccaaagtactggagtttcagctttagcatcattccttccaaagaaatcccagggttgatctccttcagaatggactatttggatctccttgcagtccaagggactctcaagagtcttctccaacaccacacttcaaaagcatcaattctatagcgctcagccttcttcacagtccaactctcacatccatacatgaccactggaaaaaccatagccttgactagacggaccttagtcgcaaagtaatgtctctgcttttgaacatgctatctaggttggtcataacttttcttccaaggagtaaatgtcttttaatttcatggctgcagtcaccatctgcagtgatttgggagcccaaaaaaacaaaaagtctgacactgtttccactgtttccccatctatttcccatgaagtgatgggaccggatgccatgatcttcgttttctgaatgttgagctttaagccaactttttcgctctcctctttcactttcatcaagaggctttttagctcctcttcattttctgccataagggtggtgtcatctgcatatctgaggttattgatatttctcctggcaatcttgattccagcttgtgcttcttccagtccagcgtttctcatgatgtactctgcatagaagttaaataagcagggtgacaatatacagccttgatgtactcctttgtaTAGCACTAGGTACAATTATATACTTTATTAATGTCTTTTGAAAATGAATACATTGTTAAGTGCTAGAGTTTTATCTGTCTTTTGGTCATTGGGTTTTTTAGGTCTTAAGACTTATCTATAAAGCAAGTTCtcttgtttattgtttgtttcCTGGGTAATATGCAAAAATTAAATATCAATGCAGTACTTCCATCAAATACAATCACTGGCAAAtagtaggcatttaataaatatttgataactaCTCTAAAGTAGCTTATCACCTTCCAGTTTGATTTTAGGAAGTATTTTTTTATTCAAATGacaatatttaattctttaacaATTGAGTAAtatctgttgttatttagttgctaagttgtgtctgactcttttgtgatcccatggacagtagcccaccaggatcctctgtccatgggatttttctggcaagaatcaTGGAGTGGGTTTGATTTTAGGAAGTATTATGAGAACTATAACTTTCAGATAACAATATCCTGCCAAATACCTTTCCAAAATACCATTTTCACCTTAATGCTCCCCTGATAACCTATAATGCTTATTACTTATTAAATCTAAATTTTTCTGCCAAATTTTGTGtatgataaaatacacataacaatatTTGCCATTAATGACATTTAGTACACTCACATTGATGTCCGAATATCACCGCAGTCTGGTGGCAAATTTTAATCTTCCTGAAAACAAACTACACACCCATTTAGTAATCACTTCCCATTACCCCCAGATTAGATGGGCAACCACAAATATGCTTTCTCTATATATAGATTTGTTCTGCGTATTTCATCTGCATATCCTTTAAGTCCTTCAGAACTTTCCCACATTATCTATCCaagtttattttccttatttccctAAAACAGAACCTCTGTTGCAATTAAATTAACCTACTTACAGTTTCCTTACAGTTTATGATCTGTACCCATCATGCCTATTTTTACCTTTGAGTCACTGTTACTCTGATCCCTGCTCCTAGAATTCACTCTTTTTTCTTCTATCAataattttcaatttcttttctctACTCAATGAAACCTTCCCTAACCACTCCAATGATGCCTTTTGTTTTTCCAGACCCCTGGTGATTAGAATCAATGCCATATAGATTATAACTTAATAGGTGCAATGAGTATTAATTTTGTCTACCCAATTTGAGTATATAATCAttaagcagcccactccagtcttcttgcctgaagaatcccatggacagaggagcctggtggactacagtccatggggtcacaagagtcggtctcaactgagcgactaacactgtaaTCATTAAGCAAGTGCTCTTTCTTATATATCCTGCCTATTCTAACATTGGATAAGGCACACAGAActtaaaatgttcatttaataATTACCTAATAATTATAATAGGTAACATTTAATGAGGGGATTCCCTGATAACATTTAATGAGAACTTATTTGATAACCACTGTGCTAAAAGCTTTATACTTATATTATCTCACTAAATCCTCACAAAAATCCTCTTAGAAGGGAAGttctattatcctcattttatcaatgagaaaaatcacagttcatagtcgcaaagagttggacatcacttagcaactgaacaacagcgatATATAACTTAAACAAGGTCATAGATTTTGATAACTGTTGGTAGGCTGGGGATTTTGAATGAAAGTCTGCCTGACTCTGAAGCCCATGCTTTTTAACATCTATGTTATActacttatttatgtatttgaatAATATGTTAATATGAATAAATGTGTTAAGGGTAACTACTACCTgtcataatatatgtaaaatacctATCAGTGTTCAATAACTGTTggctgttggtggtggtgttcattGCATAAAACAAGTCAGAAAGTACTGGAGAAGCAACAGCAAGTTAAAAACCTCAGTGGTCAGAAATAGTTTTTCAGAATGACAATGTTAACAATGATAAAACCAGTAAAATGGAACTGCTGCAAAGTTTTAAGAAGTTGTATCCGAAATAGTTGGGTTGTTTATCAAGGAGAATTCTAAAATCCTGTTTTCCTCTTACCCTTCACAAAACAAAACTACTAGCCTAGGAAAACCAGAAGTAAATCAATGAGTAGTGGAAGCTATTATGGAAACCATGCCATCTCCTGAGGTGAATTACTCTAAACTTAATGAGCCATTCTTGGCAGTACAAATTCTTACGGCTAAATGTCACCTAAagccaaggaaaataaatgttttacctGATTTTGGACTCTGGGGTTTTAcactctggaagaaaaaaaaaatgaaagaacaacATGTACACAAATCTATAAACTCTAGGCAAtgaatagcatttaaaaaaattatatttcatatacCAATAGAATTATGTTTTCCCTATTTTTCCTAATTTATAAATATGCTGAATGAATTGTGAAAAATCATCTATTCTTCCAGTGGTTTTTTTATATGTCATGAATATTGATTCTAAGTTGATCCTTTCTGTACTTATTTCCTCCTACTGAGAACATTTCCCTGAAAATTTAAGGTTAGGTTGTTGCAATTGAAATGACTTCATGATGCTGGAATAGAGGGATTGTTTTTGCCCTAGGACTTGTTAAGATAAGGACCATTAGCAGTAACAGtaatagttgctgctgctgctgctaagtcgtttcaattgtgtccgactctgtgtgaccccatagacggcagcccaccaggctcccccgtccctgggattctccgggcaagaacactggagtgggttgccatttccttctcgaatgcatgaaagtgaaaagtaaaagtgaagtcgctcagtcgtgtccgactcttcgcgaccccatggactacagcccaccaggctcctctgtccatgggattttccaggcaagagtactggagtggggtgccatcgccttctccaaacagTAACAGTTACTAGTACGTTAAAAGTGTAATTTAAAAGGTGGAGAATATTTTTACCACCACTGCAGCTGTAGACATGTTTAAATGTTTTAGATAATTACTCTTCTGATCACTGAAAGGTTAAGATAGTTGGTTCCTCATAGAATTGTACACAAATGCATAACAGATTGTTGAAAGTGTAGGTTTTTCTTCTAGAGGCAGAGAACATAATTCCAGAAggtttatattaaataatatagacatctgttatttttcaaaaactgCTCTCTATAATATGGTATCAGAGCTAACAAGAAACTGCCTACCAGATGACTACTATGAACAAGCAATCTACTTATGAAACAATTATTTTTGCCTTGATTGTGCTTTATGAATAAGGTCAAATGTTTACTCTTTCACTAAATCTTCCTTGATCACTTCCAACCTGAAGGGATTTCTCACTCTTTCAAAGCTTAAGAGCTTTCATATGGCGTTGATTATATTTGTCTTGTTATTATAATAAATACAGACAAAAATAGACTTTGTATACACATGCTATATCTCTACTGCTAAACTTCAAATTTCTTAAAGACAATAACTGTATATTATACATATCTTTTTATTCCCTACATTCTCTACCAcattgttttataaaaagtattcACTCAACATTTACTAAGTGAtagatgttaaaaatatataaagaatagacCACAGTGTGTTGAATCTTAGTGAGTAGAGtcaaaaaaaaatagttattgaCCTTGCTTGGTCTAAGTCTTACCAGATCATCAGATTTCTTTGATTCAGATGTTCCGCTACATTCTAGTGATGTTCCAATTTTTACCTTCACAGGTGAAGATGAAGATTTGGGAACACCCTGTGGGAGTTCTCctgtaacataaataaataaatatgattcaATTCTTAGGAGTATTGTAATTTTAAAGGGCAAGTGTTACTCAGCAATGGCACCCAGAATACTGAAAGGACCTGAGAAATAACCTAGTTAATCCGCACTTCACTTTACACTTACTGAACTGTACTCACCGGCTTCCTCTACTACAATAAAAGATTCAGGTGTCCGTTCAGGAAGTGGAGGAGGGATTTCATCATCTATCTGTGGAGAAGTTGctatcaaaaataaaatcacaatttttaattagaaaaattcaaagatttttaaaagatatttaagcTGGTATCTGTTCACTcaaaaatccaaagaaaattCTTATATTCTAATCTTGATACAAATTATGTCAAACATCACTAAGATGTATAAGCTGGTATCTGTTCACTCATGGAAAAGTTCTCTCATCCTAAGTTGTAAACCcagggttttttttaattcttcaaaatttacttcttttaaaagCCCAAGGATATTTTAATTAAGTTGCTGAGTATCAGttaacataattaaaattttaatattaatttaggaAGCTTTGTTTTCTGCATAACGTTTGCCCTGTTTTACATAGAATATACAATACAGCATCATGAAGCGCCTTAACATGCCAGATTCAATTACAGAGGAGGTAAAATCATAAAGATTtagtatttcttcatttttatagaaTTAAGAATATTGACATTTACCTTTTTACAAAACAATGGTATAACAAGGTTTTCTGTTAATATATGTCTATAGATGTATTCAGAATTTTTATAGAATCTGCTGTTACAAGAAATTGCCACCAGATGGCACACATGTCAGTGTTGCTACACTCCTTGAAAAAGATTTGGTTTCCAAAGTTGGCACTCAGACAAGTTTAAGGTATTGTGgatatctagaaaaataaaatttctttaaatcatAAAACAAGATCAAAGTATATAACCTTTCCTTCTAATCAAAGAAGGAACTAGATacagatgaaatatttttataacaaagCTAtgcatctgtgtatcttttgagGAACTCTGTACGGTAAATGTCATGGGTGGGTGCTctatcgctcagtcatgtcctactctttgtgaccccagggactgtagcctgcccagctcctctatccatgggatttttcaagcaagatactggagcgagttgctatttcctccgccaggtgatcttcctgacccaggattgaacccacgtctactGCATTAGCCGGAGGATTCTTTACAAATGATGTCATAGAGAAAAAGTTTTCTCTATTTCCTACTTAGGTGGAATGTTCTATATAAATTTCTGATGATATACCTAAAAGAGTtaaatttgttgtttttgctttccttCGTCTTCTTCCACGTCAAACTGTTACAATTATCTAATAGAGTATTTACTTCTACTTTCAaaccaaatggcaacccactccagtgtctggagaatcccagggacgggggagcctggtgtgctgccgtctattaCAATTATCTAATAGAATATTTAGAATATTCTAAATATTCTAGAATATTTAgaccccgtctatggggtcgcacagagtcggacacgactgaaatgacttagcagcagtggcagcagcagtaatataaaacattttttttgcctaagagctttccaggtggtgatagtgataaagaacccacctgccaatgcaggagacaagagaaacaggttcaatccctgggttgggaagatcccctggaggagggcatggcaacccactctagtattcttacctggaaaatcccatggacagagaagtctggagggctacagtccatagagttgctaagagtcagatatgactaagcaacttagcacagcaatTTTTACATAATATGCaaaaatacagaattgtaaaggaGATAAAGTATGAAATTAAAGATTTATATAAGATTAAAATCTCACACAGACTACTGAACATATATCCTCatctaaaaattattataaaaggacagaaagtgaaagtgttagtcactcagtcatgtctgactctttgcaaccccatggactatagcctgccagaatcctctgttcttggaattctccaggcaagaatactggagtgagtagccattctcttctccaggggatcttcctgaccgagggactgaaccgagttctcctgtattgcaggcagattctttactgaaccaccaaggaagcccctattaAAGGACAAGAGGAAATCAAATCCTTCTCTTCCAACTCCTGCAGGAAGAGAATTCAATTCTTAGCAATCTGTTCAATTTAGTATAGCCACATGGTTCTCCAACAAAAATTCTGAGTGACCATGTGGTACTGTTGATCGAATCTTTTCTGATGTTCTTTTGCAAGTTGTTTCTGCATGCTAAGGTTTATAAactgtggactttttttttttttaatctttaattcttacatgcgttcccaaacatgaacccccctcccacctctctccccataacatctctctgggtcatcaaaCTGTGGACTTTTGATAGACACATTGAGGAATGAGGATTACTGCCTTTAGAAACACGCCTGCTGGCATAGGTCCTGTACTAGATCTGACTGCCTCTACTGTTGCTTGTttcatggaatttttctttctttctttctttttttttttttttgaggaggaggaggaaaaagaggcaAGCAGAGAATGAAGCATGATAAGGGGGAAGGTGAGATGAAACCAACTTACAGAAACAAAGTATCTAAAATGccatattaacttttaaaaataacttaccTACTGCTGCTGTCTCTTGGTTCAGTGGTGGGGGAAAATTGGTCAGGGTAGTCAGTGTTAAAGAATCATGTGAACTGTAATGAGGAAAGAGGGTTGTAGAGGATTTTGACAGGGAAGAACAAGGTAAAACACTTCCATCTTGCTTCTGAGGTAAATCAAAAGACATCTTAGAATGAGCACTACTTGGAGACAATGATGAAAAATAAGGATCTTCTACTAAAGACATATAAGAATGCTCATTAAAAGCACCACAGACATGCTGCTTTGCATTAGCAGCATTGCACGTTTGATGCTTAGAGTCATGTGATGGTGAAAAATTCAGTTCTGCTGAAGAAACATGCATCACTTTTTGAGCCTGATCAACACAACAATTGTGTGGTTGAGATTCCAAATAAAAATTTccctttatgtccaactctttgctgtcTCTCTGTTGCATCAATTCAAAGGGAGTTGATTTGGTCCGCAGTATTGGCACCTTTAAATTAGAATATCTTCCTGCTGCATTTACAGGTTTAGATTTAGGATATGCTCCAAACAAAATGGAACTCAAGTCCAAACTTTGATGCTTCTGAAGAGGCTCCCCAGCTATTGGGAATACCTTTGTCTCCCATTTCATGGTTGTGTCAGCATTTTTATTACAACCACAGTTCAGTTCCAAAAACTCTAAAGAACTGCTCTGTTTAGCAGGGTGCATGTCTAAcccttccttttcatttatttcagaagTCCTGAGGTCAAAGGAAGAAGCTTCTG contains:
- the PTPN22 gene encoding tyrosine-protein phosphatase non-receptor type 22, which produces MDQREILQKFLDEAQHRKSNKEEFANEFLMLKRLSAKYKAEKTYPTTVAERPKNIKKNRYKDILPYDHSLVELFLITSDEDSSYINANFIKGVYGPKTYIATQGPLPTTVLDFWRMIWEYSILIIVMACMEFEMGKKKCERYWAEPGDTQLQLGPFSISCEAENRKSDYTIRTLKAKFNSETRTIYQFHYKNWPDHDVPSSIDPILELIWDVRCYQDDNSVPICIHCSAGCGRTGVLCAIDYTWMLLKDGIIPENFSVFSLIQEMRTQRPSLVQTQQQYELVYNAVLELFTRQMDVIRDKHSGTEIQAKDSVFEQNPNIKAKSYSPNLPKSNIKEAKVMNQQSKGRIRVKSAEASSFDLRTSEINEKEGLDMHPAKQSSSLEFLELNCGCNKNADTTMKWETKVFPIAGEPLQKHQSLDLSSILFGAYPKSKPVNAAGRYSNLKVPILRTKSTPFELMQQRDSKELDIKGNFYLESQPHNCCVDQAQKVMHVSSAELNFSPSHDSKHQTCNAANAKQHVCGAFNEHSYMSLVEDPYFSSLSPSSAHSKMSFDLPQKQDGSVLPCSSLSKSSTTLFPHYSSHDSLTLTTLTNFPPPLNQETAAVATSPQIDDEIPPPLPERTPESFIVVEEAGELPQGVPKSSSSPVKVKIGTSLECSGTSESKKSDDLSVKPQSPKSDLQDRSSSPPPPLPERTLESFLLADEDCIQAQPVETCSSCPNTMENSSSSKQTLKPPGKNFTRSKSLKILRNVKKSVCNSSPPNKPAQTVQSNNSSSFLNFGFANRFSKPKGPRKPPSTWKI